One Bos indicus isolate NIAB-ARS_2022 breed Sahiwal x Tharparkar chromosome 22, NIAB-ARS_B.indTharparkar_mat_pri_1.0, whole genome shotgun sequence DNA window includes the following coding sequences:
- the TEX264 gene encoding testis-expressed protein 264 — MSDLLLLGLIGGLTLLLLLTLLAFAGYSGLLAGVTVSAGSPPIRNVTVAYKFHVGPYGETGPLFTESCSVSPKLRSIAVYYDNPHMVPPEKCRCAVGSILSEGEESPSPELIRLYQKFGFKVFSFPAPSHVVTATFPYTTPLSIWLVPHRVHPALDAYIKERKLCAHPRLEIYQQDQIYFMCPLARQGDFYVPEVKETERKSRGPAEANDTLVDGTGADTMSDTSSVSLELGPGSRDTSAATLSPGMSSRAWDDGDTRSEHSYSESGASGSSFEELDLEGEGALGEPRLSPETEPLGAPKWPREPSTPEKGEE; from the exons ATGTCGGACCTGCTCCTCCTGGGCCTGATTGGGGgcctgactctgctgctgctgctgacgcTGCTGGCCTTTGCCGGGTACTCAGGGCTGCTGGCTGGGGTGACAGTGAGTGCTGGCTCACCCCCCATCCGCAACGTCACCGTGGCCTACAAGTTCCACGTGGGGCCCTACGGTGAGACTGGGCCGCTTTTCACGGAGAGCTGCAGTGTGTCCCCCAAACTCCGCTCTATTGCCGTCTACTATGACAACCCCCATATG GTGCCCCCTGAAAAGTGCCGCTGTGCAGTGGGCAGCATTCTGAGTGAAGGTGAGGAGTCACCCTCCCCTGAGCTCATCCGACTCTATCAGAAATTTGGCTTCAAGGTGTTCTCCTTCCCGGCGCCCAGCCATGTGGTGACGGCCACCTTCCCCTACACCACCCCCCTGTCCATCTGGCTGGTTCCCCACCGGGTCCATCCTGCCCTGGATGCCTACATCAAG GAGCGGAAGTTGTGTGCCCACCCACGGCTGGAGATCTACCAGCAAGACCAGATCTATTTCATGTGCCCCCTGGCACGGCAGGGAGACTTCTATGTGCCTGAGGTGAAGGAGACAGAGCGGAAGAGCCGAGGGCCTGCAGAGGCCAACGACACCCTGGTGGATGGCACAG GTGCTGACACAATGAGCGACACGAGTTCTGTAAGCCTGGAGCTGGGTCCTGGCAGCCGGGACACTTCAGCGGCCACACTGTCCCCCGGGATGAGCAGCCGTGCCTGGGACGATGGTGACACCCGCAGCGAGCACAGCTACAGCGAGTCAGGTGCCAGCGGCTCATCTTTCGAGGAGCTTGACCTGGAGGGCGAGGGAGCCCTGGGGGAGCCAAGGCTCAGCCCTGAGACTGAGCCCCTGGGGGCTCCCAAGTGGCCCCGGGAGCCCAGTACCCCGGAGAAGGGCGAGGAGTAA